Below is a genomic region from Persicimonas caeni.
CGGGGTCGAGCTTGTGGCGAAGCAAGTCGACGAGGGCGTCGGTGGCCAAGCGGTCGTGCACCCCGACGTCGTTGATGATGTCGGCCCCCAGCGTCTCGGCGGTCACCACGTGATCGGGCGGGGCGTCGAGCAACATGAAGTCGTGCAACCCCTGCCAGCTCCACTGCTGCGGGCTGACCAAAAAAGTCTGCGCGCCTGCGGCGCGGGCGTAGTGCCAGACCAACGGGGCGCGGTGCATTGTCTGGCGGTCGCGCGCCATGTAGAGGCCACTCAGGATCATCGGCACCGACAGTTGAGTGTACGCCGAGGCGCTCAGCGCGCGGTCGAATCGATAGATTTCGTCGGGGTGGGCGTCGAAAAAACGCGCCATCTCGGGGGTCGTGGGGCGATCGTGCCCGAAGATCTGCATGCGGTCTCGCCGGAGACTTTCGGCGACAATGATGATGACGTTGGGGCGTGGCGCGTCTCCCTCGGCCTTCGGCAGATCGACGCGGTCGGCCACGCCGAGCGGGCTCGTCGCCTCGCTGGTCATCAGCGCCTTGGCGGCGTGGGCGACGGTGTGGCTGGCGTGAAAATCGGCGGTAAACGGCGACTGGCCCACGGTCATGCCCGCCGGCCAAAAGACCGCCGCGAAGATCCACGGCACCAGCGCCAAAAGGCAGCTTCGCCGAAGCGAGGCGTCGAGCTCGCGTGGTTCGCCGGCGAGCGCGAAGGCCCACAGCCCGGCGAGCGCGCCGACGCCGCCGACGAAGAGCGGCGACAGACGTGTGCCCATCATGCGAAGCGAGGAGGCGGGTTCCTGCCAAAAGTACACGAGCACCGATGGGCTCGGCGCGTGGCCCGCGACGAGGTGGAAGCGCCACACCGATGCACACAAAAGCGCCGCCGGCAGGGCGACCACCGTCGCCCACATCCAGCGGCGCTCGCTCGCGGAGACGAGTCGACTCACCGCCCACCAAAAGAGCCAGGAGAGTCCCGCCGAAGCAAACAGGTTCGACGGGCTCTGGGCGAGGTTGGCGGGCAGGCCCATCTCCCAGCGCACAAAAAAGTCGCCCAGGAGCACGGACAACGGAATGGCGACCCACGCCAGTTGTCGAGCCGACTTCGCCACGGTCCGCTTACGCCTCGTCGAGCGCCAAAATCAGCTCGAGATAGCCGCTCTTGTCGTCTTTGACCTCGGCGATGAGCGTCTGCTGGATGGTGAACGTGTAGGTGCTTCCGTCGGGCATTTCCAGGCGCGGGCGACCGCCGCGAAGCTGGTTGACCTTGGGCGATTCGACCAGAAGCGACGCTTCCATCTGGTCTTCGTGAAGGTACTGCAGCTCGACGCCCTCGATCTCGTAATCGTCGATGAAGACCTTGGCGCCGGCCAGGTTGGCCTGCTTGGCCTGCTCGGCGACCTCTTCGAGCGGGGCGAGCGATTCGTCGGCGGCGTCGAGAAAGTCGGTGTCCGAGAGGGTGCCGTCGAGGGTGGACAGATAATTCCGGACGGCCTCTTGGTCGTAGCCGTCCGGGCTGCTCTCGATACTCTCGAGCACGTTCTGGTGGCGTTCGAGGCGCTCGAGCAGGTCGTCGAGCTTGGTTTGGACGATCGATAGCTTGTCTTGCGTGTTTGTCATGGTTGGTCGTTCAGATCGAAAGTTGGGTTAGACTCCATGTGTGTGCGCAGCCTAACAAACTCTCGGCTGAGACCATAGGAGGCAGACCGTCGAGGTCTGCCTCCTGAT
It encodes:
- a CDS encoding LTA synthase family protein, which codes for MAKSARQLAWVAIPLSVLLGDFFVRWEMGLPANLAQSPSNLFASAGLSWLFWWAVSRLVSASERRWMWATVVALPAALLCASVWRFHLVAGHAPSPSVLVYFWQEPASSLRMMGTRLSPLFVGGVGALAGLWAFALAGEPRELDASLRRSCLLALVPWIFAAVFWPAGMTVGQSPFTADFHASHTVAHAAKALMTSEATSPLGVADRVDLPKAEGDAPRPNVIIIVAESLRRDRMQIFGHDRPTTPEMARFFDAHPDEIYRFDRALSASAYTQLSVPMILSGLYMARDRQTMHRAPLVWHYARAAGAQTFLVSPQQWSWQGLHDFMLLDAPPDHVVTAETLGADIINDVGVHDRLATDALVDLLRHKLDPERPFLGVVQTNATHFPFLPKDDVDWPLESIRDVYDASVALTDGMFGRMVQTLSERGLLEDTVIVFVADHSEFFYDVDADDREQVQKVWQDGLRVSSCHPSIARIPMFMYVPDKWAPTTSAGAQALRDNERRWVSTVDVVPTVLDLWDVEDMTSQAGLDGLDGESLLTPVDADRAAFCVNSARWNLRGGSGFAAFGNERIIYGRTDFEHLHVYDPEDSATWTERTPGRTPDERDRQWLDGLLGRHPALRPYLKHVSRGNSDD